A portion of the Sabethes cyaneus chromosome 3, idSabCyanKW18_F2, whole genome shotgun sequence genome contains these proteins:
- the LOC128740527 gene encoding titin-like: MAEPKIFDEVFILTCCLALLAALATADSSTAKAQTEKQTAAVEQPSTKQLGKRELPVGDWNPAPQYVEEATAAASDFHDYQPQYHAEALTQSHQAPVDEYQPQAQNHQPQIHDYQPQAQSYQPQYQPQMQKYHHEEPIKTITIEKKIPVPYTVEKHVPYTVEKKVPYEVQVPIPSPYVVEQKVPFPVKEYVKYNKYIPQPYTVYKKVPYEVKVSVDKPYKVEVPVPKPYYVEKKVPYEVKVPYPVPYTVEKKIPYEVKYEVAVPKPYTVIKKIPYEVKVPVDKPYTVEIAKPYAVEYKKPYPVIVEKKVPYEVKVPVDKPYHVEVPKPFKVEVKVPVPTPYTVEKKFPYTVEKAVPYQVKVEIDRPVPVYKEVKFAITKEVPVPVKEKVYVPVPVQPEHHQHSFHEEPKYQHQQTQQSEQHVLPDQQQLAQSHDQQHFQQEQQHQQQQQQQQQQHQQQQQQQLPHQHQQQQPQHYQQLQQQQQQQQQQFHYAQH; encoded by the exons atggctgAGCCAAAGATTTTCGATGAAGTG TTTATCCTAACCTGCTGCCTAGCATTGCTAGCAGCATTGGCTACTGCCGACAGCAGTACCGCCAAAGCGCAAACGGAGAAGCAAACGGCAGCCGTTGAGCAGCCATCGACAAAGCAACTCGGAAAGCGGGAACTACCGGTCGGTGATTGGAATCCAGCACCTCAGTATGTAGAAGAAGCTACAGCGGCAGCCAGCGACTTTCATGACTACCAACCACAGTATCATGCTGAAGCTCTCACTCAAAGCCATCAAGCGCCAGTAGATGAGTACCAACCGCAGGCTCAAAATCATCAACCGCAGATCCATGATTATCAGCCGCAGGCTCAGAGCTACCAACCTCAATATCAACCGCAAATGCAAAAATACCACCACGAGGAACCCATTAAGACGATAACAATCGAGAAGAAAATCCCGGTGCCATACACAGTGGAAAAGCACGTCCCATACACGGTGGAAAAGAAGGTTCCCTATGAAGTGCAAGTTCCAATTCCAAGCCCGTACGTTGTCGAACAAAAAGTTCCATTCCCCGTCAAGGAATACGTCAAGTACAACAAGTATATCCCACAACCATACACGGTATATAAGAAGGTTCCCTATGAAGTGAAGGTCTCGGTAGACAAACCCTACAAGGTTGAAGTCCCCGTGCCAAAACCATACTACGTCGAGAAAAAGGTTCCATATGAAGTCAAGGTCCCATATCCAGTGCCATACACTGTCGAAAAGAAG ATCCCATACGAAGTAAAGTATGAAGTTGCGGTACCGAAGCCGTACACAGTGATAAAAAAAATCCCCTATGAAGTGAAGGTCCCAGTCGACAAACCGTACACGGTTGAAATTGCGAAACCCTACGCTGTTGAGTACAAAAAACCGTACCCAGTTATCGTGGAAAAGAAGGTTCCTTATGAAGTCAAGGTACCAGTTGATAAACCATACCACGTGGAGGTCCCCAAGCCATTCAAGGTTGAAGTGAAGGTTCCCGTACCAACCCCGTACACCGTCGAGAAGAAATTCCCCTATACCG TCGAAAAAGCCGTACCCTACCAGGTGAAGGTCGAAATCGATCGTCCAGTGCCAGTGTACAAGGAGGTTAAATTCGCCATCACCAAGGAGGTCCCGGTACCGGTCAAGGAGAAAGTATATGTGCCAGTTCCTGTCCAGCCGGAACATCATCAGCACAGCTTCCATGAAGAACCGAAATATCAGCACCAGCAGACGCAGCAGAGCGAACAGCACGTCCTGCCCGATCAGCAGCAGTTGGCTCAAAGCCACGATCAGCAGCACTTCCAGCAAGAGCAGcaacaccagcagcagcagcagcaacaacaacaacaacatcagcaacagcagcagcagcagctcccACATCAACATCAGCAACAGCAACCTCAGCACTATCAgcaactgcagcagcagcagcaacagcagcagcagcagttccaTTATGCGCAACACTAG